One part of the Suncus etruscus isolate mSunEtr1 chromosome 2, mSunEtr1.pri.cur, whole genome shotgun sequence genome encodes these proteins:
- the ANKRA2 gene encoding ankyrin repeat family A protein 2, which produces MATAVNPDMGGPLKVEECASSYSLAGMPDIKLEHPLDSTAEDGSAQGIAMGMKFILPNRFDMNVCSRFVKSLNEEDSKNIQDQVNSDLEVASVLFKAECNIHTSPSPGIQVRHVYTPSTTKHFSPIKQSTTLTNKHRGNEVSTTPLLANSLSVHQLAAQGEMLYLATRIEQENVINHTDEEGFTPLMWAAAHGQIAVVEFLLQNGADPQLLGKGRESALSLACSKGYTDIVKMLLDCGVDVNEYDWNGGTPLLYAVHGNHVKCVKMLLENGADPTIETDSGYNSMDLAVALGYRSVQQVIESHLLKLLQNIKE; this is translated from the exons ATGGCTACAGCAGTGAATCCGGACATGGGCGGCCCGCTGAAAGTGGAAGAGTGTGCCAGCAGTTACAGCTTGGCTGGCATGCCAGACATTAAACTAGAACATCCACTGGACTCGACTGCAGAGGATGGATCAGCACAAGGCATTGCCATGGGAATGAAGTTCATATTGCCTAACCGCTTTGATATGAATGTATGTTCTCGATTTGTCAAGTCCTTAAATGAAGAAGATAGTAAAAATATTCAAGATCAAGTAAACTCTGACCTGGAAGTGGCATCTGTCCTATTTAAAG CGGAATGCAATATCCATACATCTCCTTCTCCGGGAATTCAAGTAAGGCATGTCTACACTCCCTCTACAACAAAGCACTTCTCACCCATAAAACAGTCGACTActctgaccaacaaacacagaggAAATGAGGTGTCAACCACACCTCTGTTAGCCAATT CTTTATCTGTTCACCAACTAGCTGCTCAAGGAGAGATGCTCTACCTAGCTACTCGTATTGAACAAG aaaatgttatCAATCACACGGATGAAGAAGGATTTACTCCTCTGATGTGGGCTGCAGCACACGGGCAAATAGCTGTGGTAGAGTTTCTCCTTCAgaat GGCGCTGATCCCCAGCTCTTAGGAAAAGGTCGAGAAAGTGCATTGTCACTGGCCTGTAGTAAAGGCTATACAGACATTGTCAAAATGCTGCTTGATTGTGGAGTTGATGTAAATGAATATGATTGG AATGGAGGGACACCTTTGCTTTATGCTGTACATGGGAATCATGTGAAATGTGTAAAGATGCTCTTAG AAAATGGAGCTGACCCAACAATTGAAACTGACTCTGGATATAATTCTATGGATTTAGCTGTAGCTTTGGGCTATAGAAGTG TTCAACAGGTTATTGAGTCCCATTTGTTGAAGCTGCTTCAGAATATCAAGGAATAG